One window of Vespa velutina chromosome 2, iVesVel2.1, whole genome shotgun sequence genomic DNA carries:
- the LOC124946618 gene encoding two pore calcium channel protein 1-like isoform X2, whose translation MSSRADEHAANYQRFNNDTNQSLEQDISHGSTQKSHVRVSFNETGNSNKINYKLYVDGMDHSNVPEDTTIISQGEPLDIDMHWEMNYHEAAIFLEEGRNNEKFDSHPRHPEDLPAYLLVHNKWYYGLDLLTSLILLALAFVEEPAVSLFQMPVWAHSTIELFALITIGIELALKLRWIGWGTMLKHKRTMIKCITLAIMFLEAMVVLVRQSSHFRVTRALRPIFLVDTKYCGGVRRFIRQILLTLPPILDMLGLLLFFISVYTVLGYYMFSEMNRNFSTLENSFVSLFVLLTTANFPDVMMPSYSKNKWYAIYFVSYLSTMLYVMMNLMLAVVNETFTSAERDKFKKLYLHKRKACQHAFKLLVSKQNPDKMKFRQFEGLMRYYAPHKSTRDIVLMFRYMNISGSGALNSEEFLVVYDATMLQWEVEYSNIPWYHTAWQPLQILCVGAHTVIRWSYFESLVYIIIIGNGIAMIIRLIQPSENLQISSHKFAACWDTLLFGSLFVSEALAKILGLGIKRYLSSGWNLFDLGASIMTLVAACGLILFPNTTFLVLFRPLRLLRLFKIKKRYRDVFGTLVILFPLMCSTAIVMLVLYYFFAIIGMELFAGYDMRNCCKNTTVEDFYKYSANESTALGYYYLNTFDNLIASSVTLFELTVVNNWFILMNAYAFTVGMYTRSYFMTFYLITMIVLTIVVSSFLEAFRFRIQYKRSTSKHDGKLYSDIILTLKIMQCICIIVYYFSVEEKMLHEEVELRWNELQCIIEDVQFLEDLRSSLVIGGTTLFIGSRPRTREVLQRKMYTNEITEWITEAKLEERQNDITVINDYTDNRESNDILDSELVLHRRSRSPQRNGVCT comes from the exons ATGTCTTCCAGAGCTGATGAACACGCTGCTAATTATCAACGTTTTAATAATGACACAAATCAATCTTTGGAACAAGACATTTCTCATGGATCTACCCAAA AAAGTCATGTGAGAGTATCCTTCAATGAAACTggaaattctaataaaataaattataaattatatgttgaTGGAATGGATCATTCTAATGTTCCGGAGGATACTACTATTATTTCTCAAGGAGAACCATTGGACATTGATATGCACTGGGAAATGAATTATCATGAAGCTGCTATTTTTTTAGAA GAAGgacgaaataatgaaaaatttgattcACATCCTAGACATCCAGAGGATTTACCAGCATATCTGTTAGTTCATAATAAGTGGTATTATGGATTAGATTTATTAACATCTCTTATTCTATTAGCTTTAGCATTTGTTGAAGAACCAGCTGTATCGTTATTCCAA ATGCCTGTGTGGGCTCATAGTACAATAGAACTCTTTGCTTTAATTACTATCGGTATAGAATTAGCTTTGAAACTTAGATGGATCGGATGGGGAACTATGCTAAAACATAAACGTACAATGATAAAG TGTATTACTCTAGCTATTATGTTCCTAGAAGCAATGGTAGTTCTAGTGCGGCAGTCTTCTCATTTTAGAGTAACACGAGCTTTAAGACCCATTTTCTTAGTAGATACAAAATACTGTGGTGGTGTTAGAAGATTTATAAGACagatattattaacgttaccaCCAATTTTGGATATGTTAggacttcttttatttttcatatctgTCTATACAGTATTGGGTTATTATATGTTTTCTGaaatgaatagaaatttttctacaTTGGAAAATAGTTTCGTAAGCTTATTTGTTCTTCTCACCACAGCGAA cTTTCCAGACGTAATGATGCCATCTTATTCAAAAAATAAGTGGTATGCgatatattttgtatcatATTTATCTACCATGTTATATGTAATGATGAACTTAATGCTAGCAGTTGTAAATGAAACATTTACATCAGCAGAAcgagataaatttaaaaaattatatttacataaaagaaaGGCCTGTCAACATGCTTTTAAACTATTAGTTTCAAAGCAAAATccagataaaatgaaatttcgtcAATTTGAAGGCTTAATGAGATATTATGCACCACATAAAT CCACAAGAGATATTGTTTTAATGTTTCGTTACATGAATATCTCTGGAAGTGGTGCATTGAATTCTGAAGAATTCTTAGTAGTGTATGATGCCACAATGCTTCAATGGGAAGTAGAATATTCTAATATACCGTGGTATCATACAGCATGGCAACCTTTACAAATACTGTGTGTTGGTGCTCATACTGTTATTAGATGGTCATACTTTGAAAGTTTAGTAT acataataattataggaaATGGAATAGCAATGATAATTCGATTGATACAACCAAGTGAAAATCTTCAAATATCATCTCACAAATTTGCAGCTTGTTGGGATACTTTGCTTTTTGGAAGTT TGTTTGTATCAGAAGCATTAGCAAAAATATTGGGCCTTGGGATAAAGCGTTATCTTAGTTCTGGATGGAATCTTTTTGATTTAGGAGCTTCAATTATGACTCTAGTTGCTGCGTGTggacttattttatttccaaatACTACGTTCTTAGTATTGTTCAGACCTTTGAGGCTTCTAAGACTTTTCAAGATAAAAAAGCGTTATCGAGATGTGTTCGGTACACTTGTTATATTGTTTCCCCTAATGTGTTCCACTGCTATTGTTATGCTCGTTTTATACTATTTCTTTGCTATCATTGGAATGGAATTATTTGCTGGATATGATATGAGAAATTGTTGCAA gAATACAACTGTAGaggatttttataaatattctgcTAATGAAAGTACAGCATTAGGATATTATTATCTCAATAcgtttgataatttaatagcAAGTAGTGTGACACTTTTTGAATTGACTGTTGTTAACAATTGGTTCATATTAATGAATGCATATGCTTTTACCGTTGGTATGTATACCCGGTCATACTTTATGACATTTTACTTGATAACCATGATCGTCCTTACAATCGTGGTATCCAGTTTCTTAGAAGCATTTAGATTTAGGATACAGTATAAAAGATCAACATCAAAACACGATGGTAAGTTATACagcgatataatattaactcTCAAAATTATGCAATGTATATgcattatcgtttattatttttctgtagaagaaaaaatgttacaCGAGGAAGTAGAATTAAGATGGAATGAATTACAGTGTATAATAGAAGATGTTCAATTTCTCGAGGATTTACGATCTTCTTTAGTTATTGGC GGCACTACTCTTTTTATTGGCTCGCGACCTCGTACCAGAGAGGTTTTACAACGAAAAATGTATACGAATGAAATAACTGAATGGATCACAGAAGCTAAATTGGAAGAACGCCAAAATGATATTACTGTAATAAATGATTACACAGATAACAGAGAAAGTAACGATATTCTTGATTCTGAACTTGTTTTACATCGAAGATCGCGATCTCCACAACGTAACGGTGTATGCACCTAA
- the LOC124946618 gene encoding two pore calcium channel protein 1-like isoform X1, whose protein sequence is MSSRADEHAANYQRFNNDTNQSLEQDISHGSTQKYGSMLSSPESHVRVSFNETGNSNKINYKLYVDGMDHSNVPEDTTIISQGEPLDIDMHWEMNYHEAAIFLEEGRNNEKFDSHPRHPEDLPAYLLVHNKWYYGLDLLTSLILLALAFVEEPAVSLFQMPVWAHSTIELFALITIGIELALKLRWIGWGTMLKHKRTMIKCITLAIMFLEAMVVLVRQSSHFRVTRALRPIFLVDTKYCGGVRRFIRQILLTLPPILDMLGLLLFFISVYTVLGYYMFSEMNRNFSTLENSFVSLFVLLTTANFPDVMMPSYSKNKWYAIYFVSYLSTMLYVMMNLMLAVVNETFTSAERDKFKKLYLHKRKACQHAFKLLVSKQNPDKMKFRQFEGLMRYYAPHKSTRDIVLMFRYMNISGSGALNSEEFLVVYDATMLQWEVEYSNIPWYHTAWQPLQILCVGAHTVIRWSYFESLVYIIIIGNGIAMIIRLIQPSENLQISSHKFAACWDTLLFGSLFVSEALAKILGLGIKRYLSSGWNLFDLGASIMTLVAACGLILFPNTTFLVLFRPLRLLRLFKIKKRYRDVFGTLVILFPLMCSTAIVMLVLYYFFAIIGMELFAGYDMRNCCKNTTVEDFYKYSANESTALGYYYLNTFDNLIASSVTLFELTVVNNWFILMNAYAFTVGMYTRSYFMTFYLITMIVLTIVVSSFLEAFRFRIQYKRSTSKHDGKLYSDIILTLKIMQCICIIVYYFSVEEKMLHEEVELRWNELQCIIEDVQFLEDLRSSLVIGGTTLFIGSRPRTREVLQRKMYTNEITEWITEAKLEERQNDITVINDYTDNRESNDILDSELVLHRRSRSPQRNGVCT, encoded by the exons ATGTCTTCCAGAGCTGATGAACACGCTGCTAATTATCAACGTTTTAATAATGACACAAATCAATCTTTGGAACAAGACATTTCTCATGGATCTACCCAAA AATATGGATCTATGTTATCTTCCCCAGAAAGTCATGTGAGAGTATCCTTCAATGAAACTggaaattctaataaaataaattataaattatatgttgaTGGAATGGATCATTCTAATGTTCCGGAGGATACTACTATTATTTCTCAAGGAGAACCATTGGACATTGATATGCACTGGGAAATGAATTATCATGAAGCTGCTATTTTTTTAGAA GAAGgacgaaataatgaaaaatttgattcACATCCTAGACATCCAGAGGATTTACCAGCATATCTGTTAGTTCATAATAAGTGGTATTATGGATTAGATTTATTAACATCTCTTATTCTATTAGCTTTAGCATTTGTTGAAGAACCAGCTGTATCGTTATTCCAA ATGCCTGTGTGGGCTCATAGTACAATAGAACTCTTTGCTTTAATTACTATCGGTATAGAATTAGCTTTGAAACTTAGATGGATCGGATGGGGAACTATGCTAAAACATAAACGTACAATGATAAAG TGTATTACTCTAGCTATTATGTTCCTAGAAGCAATGGTAGTTCTAGTGCGGCAGTCTTCTCATTTTAGAGTAACACGAGCTTTAAGACCCATTTTCTTAGTAGATACAAAATACTGTGGTGGTGTTAGAAGATTTATAAGACagatattattaacgttaccaCCAATTTTGGATATGTTAggacttcttttatttttcatatctgTCTATACAGTATTGGGTTATTATATGTTTTCTGaaatgaatagaaatttttctacaTTGGAAAATAGTTTCGTAAGCTTATTTGTTCTTCTCACCACAGCGAA cTTTCCAGACGTAATGATGCCATCTTATTCAAAAAATAAGTGGTATGCgatatattttgtatcatATTTATCTACCATGTTATATGTAATGATGAACTTAATGCTAGCAGTTGTAAATGAAACATTTACATCAGCAGAAcgagataaatttaaaaaattatatttacataaaagaaaGGCCTGTCAACATGCTTTTAAACTATTAGTTTCAAAGCAAAATccagataaaatgaaatttcgtcAATTTGAAGGCTTAATGAGATATTATGCACCACATAAAT CCACAAGAGATATTGTTTTAATGTTTCGTTACATGAATATCTCTGGAAGTGGTGCATTGAATTCTGAAGAATTCTTAGTAGTGTATGATGCCACAATGCTTCAATGGGAAGTAGAATATTCTAATATACCGTGGTATCATACAGCATGGCAACCTTTACAAATACTGTGTGTTGGTGCTCATACTGTTATTAGATGGTCATACTTTGAAAGTTTAGTAT acataataattataggaaATGGAATAGCAATGATAATTCGATTGATACAACCAAGTGAAAATCTTCAAATATCATCTCACAAATTTGCAGCTTGTTGGGATACTTTGCTTTTTGGAAGTT TGTTTGTATCAGAAGCATTAGCAAAAATATTGGGCCTTGGGATAAAGCGTTATCTTAGTTCTGGATGGAATCTTTTTGATTTAGGAGCTTCAATTATGACTCTAGTTGCTGCGTGTggacttattttatttccaaatACTACGTTCTTAGTATTGTTCAGACCTTTGAGGCTTCTAAGACTTTTCAAGATAAAAAAGCGTTATCGAGATGTGTTCGGTACACTTGTTATATTGTTTCCCCTAATGTGTTCCACTGCTATTGTTATGCTCGTTTTATACTATTTCTTTGCTATCATTGGAATGGAATTATTTGCTGGATATGATATGAGAAATTGTTGCAA gAATACAACTGTAGaggatttttataaatattctgcTAATGAAAGTACAGCATTAGGATATTATTATCTCAATAcgtttgataatttaatagcAAGTAGTGTGACACTTTTTGAATTGACTGTTGTTAACAATTGGTTCATATTAATGAATGCATATGCTTTTACCGTTGGTATGTATACCCGGTCATACTTTATGACATTTTACTTGATAACCATGATCGTCCTTACAATCGTGGTATCCAGTTTCTTAGAAGCATTTAGATTTAGGATACAGTATAAAAGATCAACATCAAAACACGATGGTAAGTTATACagcgatataatattaactcTCAAAATTATGCAATGTATATgcattatcgtttattatttttctgtagaagaaaaaatgttacaCGAGGAAGTAGAATTAAGATGGAATGAATTACAGTGTATAATAGAAGATGTTCAATTTCTCGAGGATTTACGATCTTCTTTAGTTATTGGC GGCACTACTCTTTTTATTGGCTCGCGACCTCGTACCAGAGAGGTTTTACAACGAAAAATGTATACGAATGAAATAACTGAATGGATCACAGAAGCTAAATTGGAAGAACGCCAAAATGATATTACTGTAATAAATGATTACACAGATAACAGAGAAAGTAACGATATTCTTGATTCTGAACTTGTTTTACATCGAAGATCGCGATCTCCACAACGTAACGGTGTATGCACCTAA
- the LOC124946618 gene encoding two pore calcium channel protein 1-like isoform X3, with protein sequence MSSRADEHAANYQRFNNDTNQSLEQDISHGSTQKYGSMLSSPESHVRVSFNETGNSNKINYKLYVDGMDHSNVPEDTTIISQGEPLDIDMHWEMNYHEAAIFLEEGRNNEKFDSHPRHPEDLPAYLLVHNKWYYGLDLLTSLILLALAFVEEPAVSLFQMPVWAHSTIELFALITIGIELALKLRWIGWGTMLKHKRTMIKCITLAIMFLEAMVVLVRQSSHFRVTRALRPIFLVDTKYCGGVRRFIRQILLTLPPILDMLGLLLFFISVYTVLGYYMFSEMNRNFSTLENSFVSLFVLLTTANFPDVMMPSYSKNKWYAIYFVSYLSTMLYVMMNLMLAVVNETFTSAERDKFKKLYLHKRKACQHAFKLLVSKQNPDKMKFRQFEGLMRYYAPHKSTRDIVLMFRYMNISGSGALNSEEFLVVYDATMLQWEVEYSNIPWYHTAWQPLQILCVGAHTVIRWSYFESLVYIIIIGNGIAMIIRLIQPSENLQISSHKFAACWDTLLFGSLFVSEALAKILGLGIKRYLSSGWNLFDLGASIMTLVAACGLILFPNTTFLVLFRPLRLLRLFKIKKRYRDVFGTLVILFPLMCSTAIVMLVLYYFFAIIGMELFAGYDMRNCCKNTTVEDFYKYSANESTALGYYYLNTFDNLIASSVTLFELTVVNNWFILMNAYAFTVGMYTRSYFMTFYLITMIVLTIVVSSFLEAFRFRIQYKRSTSKHDEEKMLHEEVELRWNELQCIIEDVQFLEDLRSSLVIGGTTLFIGSRPRTREVLQRKMYTNEITEWITEAKLEERQNDITVINDYTDNRESNDILDSELVLHRRSRSPQRNGVCT encoded by the exons ATGTCTTCCAGAGCTGATGAACACGCTGCTAATTATCAACGTTTTAATAATGACACAAATCAATCTTTGGAACAAGACATTTCTCATGGATCTACCCAAA AATATGGATCTATGTTATCTTCCCCAGAAAGTCATGTGAGAGTATCCTTCAATGAAACTggaaattctaataaaataaattataaattatatgttgaTGGAATGGATCATTCTAATGTTCCGGAGGATACTACTATTATTTCTCAAGGAGAACCATTGGACATTGATATGCACTGGGAAATGAATTATCATGAAGCTGCTATTTTTTTAGAA GAAGgacgaaataatgaaaaatttgattcACATCCTAGACATCCAGAGGATTTACCAGCATATCTGTTAGTTCATAATAAGTGGTATTATGGATTAGATTTATTAACATCTCTTATTCTATTAGCTTTAGCATTTGTTGAAGAACCAGCTGTATCGTTATTCCAA ATGCCTGTGTGGGCTCATAGTACAATAGAACTCTTTGCTTTAATTACTATCGGTATAGAATTAGCTTTGAAACTTAGATGGATCGGATGGGGAACTATGCTAAAACATAAACGTACAATGATAAAG TGTATTACTCTAGCTATTATGTTCCTAGAAGCAATGGTAGTTCTAGTGCGGCAGTCTTCTCATTTTAGAGTAACACGAGCTTTAAGACCCATTTTCTTAGTAGATACAAAATACTGTGGTGGTGTTAGAAGATTTATAAGACagatattattaacgttaccaCCAATTTTGGATATGTTAggacttcttttatttttcatatctgTCTATACAGTATTGGGTTATTATATGTTTTCTGaaatgaatagaaatttttctacaTTGGAAAATAGTTTCGTAAGCTTATTTGTTCTTCTCACCACAGCGAA cTTTCCAGACGTAATGATGCCATCTTATTCAAAAAATAAGTGGTATGCgatatattttgtatcatATTTATCTACCATGTTATATGTAATGATGAACTTAATGCTAGCAGTTGTAAATGAAACATTTACATCAGCAGAAcgagataaatttaaaaaattatatttacataaaagaaaGGCCTGTCAACATGCTTTTAAACTATTAGTTTCAAAGCAAAATccagataaaatgaaatttcgtcAATTTGAAGGCTTAATGAGATATTATGCACCACATAAAT CCACAAGAGATATTGTTTTAATGTTTCGTTACATGAATATCTCTGGAAGTGGTGCATTGAATTCTGAAGAATTCTTAGTAGTGTATGATGCCACAATGCTTCAATGGGAAGTAGAATATTCTAATATACCGTGGTATCATACAGCATGGCAACCTTTACAAATACTGTGTGTTGGTGCTCATACTGTTATTAGATGGTCATACTTTGAAAGTTTAGTAT acataataattataggaaATGGAATAGCAATGATAATTCGATTGATACAACCAAGTGAAAATCTTCAAATATCATCTCACAAATTTGCAGCTTGTTGGGATACTTTGCTTTTTGGAAGTT TGTTTGTATCAGAAGCATTAGCAAAAATATTGGGCCTTGGGATAAAGCGTTATCTTAGTTCTGGATGGAATCTTTTTGATTTAGGAGCTTCAATTATGACTCTAGTTGCTGCGTGTggacttattttatttccaaatACTACGTTCTTAGTATTGTTCAGACCTTTGAGGCTTCTAAGACTTTTCAAGATAAAAAAGCGTTATCGAGATGTGTTCGGTACACTTGTTATATTGTTTCCCCTAATGTGTTCCACTGCTATTGTTATGCTCGTTTTATACTATTTCTTTGCTATCATTGGAATGGAATTATTTGCTGGATATGATATGAGAAATTGTTGCAA gAATACAACTGTAGaggatttttataaatattctgcTAATGAAAGTACAGCATTAGGATATTATTATCTCAATAcgtttgataatttaatagcAAGTAGTGTGACACTTTTTGAATTGACTGTTGTTAACAATTGGTTCATATTAATGAATGCATATGCTTTTACCGTTGGTATGTATACCCGGTCATACTTTATGACATTTTACTTGATAACCATGATCGTCCTTACAATCGTGGTATCCAGTTTCTTAGAAGCATTTAGATTTAGGATACAGTATAAAAGATCAACATCAAAACACGATG aagaaaaaatgttacaCGAGGAAGTAGAATTAAGATGGAATGAATTACAGTGTATAATAGAAGATGTTCAATTTCTCGAGGATTTACGATCTTCTTTAGTTATTGGC GGCACTACTCTTTTTATTGGCTCGCGACCTCGTACCAGAGAGGTTTTACAACGAAAAATGTATACGAATGAAATAACTGAATGGATCACAGAAGCTAAATTGGAAGAACGCCAAAATGATATTACTGTAATAAATGATTACACAGATAACAGAGAAAGTAACGATATTCTTGATTCTGAACTTGTTTTACATCGAAGATCGCGATCTCCACAACGTAACGGTGTATGCACCTAA